The following are encoded in a window of Aromatoleum petrolei genomic DNA:
- a CDS encoding ABC transporter ATP-binding protein yields MDTSNLLLNVNGIEVIYNHVALVLKGVSLQVPEGRIVAILGGNGAGKTTTLRAVSNLLKGERGEVTKGTIELKGERVESLSPSELVRRGVVQVMEGRHCFAHLTIEENLLAGSYTRKDKGEIAANLDKVYTYFPRLKTRRTSQAAYTSGGEQQMCAIGRALMSNPRMVLLDEPSMGLAPQIVEEVFEIVKDLNVKEKVSFLLAEQNTMVALRYSDFGYIVENGRIVMEGEAKSLADNEDVKEFYLGISGEGRKSFRDVKHYRRRKRWLS; encoded by the coding sequence ATGGATACGTCGAACCTTCTCCTCAATGTGAATGGCATCGAGGTGATCTACAACCACGTCGCGCTGGTGCTCAAGGGCGTGTCGCTGCAGGTCCCCGAAGGCCGCATCGTCGCGATTCTCGGCGGCAACGGCGCGGGCAAGACGACGACGCTGCGCGCGGTGTCAAACCTGCTCAAGGGTGAGCGCGGCGAAGTCACCAAGGGCACGATCGAGCTCAAGGGCGAGCGCGTGGAGAGCCTGTCGCCGTCCGAGCTGGTGCGCCGGGGCGTCGTGCAGGTGATGGAAGGGCGCCACTGCTTCGCCCACCTGACGATCGAGGAAAACCTGCTCGCGGGTTCCTACACGCGCAAGGACAAGGGCGAGATCGCTGCCAATCTCGACAAGGTCTATACCTACTTCCCGCGTCTGAAGACGCGGCGCACCAGCCAGGCCGCCTACACCTCGGGCGGCGAGCAGCAGATGTGCGCGATCGGCCGCGCGCTGATGTCGAACCCGCGCATGGTCCTGCTCGACGAGCCCTCGATGGGGCTCGCGCCGCAGATCGTCGAGGAGGTGTTCGAGATCGTGAAGGACCTCAACGTGAAGGAAAAGGTGAGCTTCCTGCTCGCCGAACAGAACACCATGGTCGCGTTGCGCTATTCGGATTTCGGCTACATCGTCGAGAACGGCCGCATCGTGATGGAAGGCGAGGCGAAGAGCCTGGCCGATAACGAGGACGTCAAGGAGTTCTACCTCGGCATCTCGGGCGAGGGCCGCAAGAGCTTCCGCGACGTGAAGC
- a CDS encoding ABC transporter substrate-binding protein, which produces MKSKAIALVAALAAFGTGTLSAPAAAQQANEQFFPLLVYRTGAYAPNGTPWANGKQDYVKYVNATGGINGVKIAWEECETGYATDKGVECYERLKSKKSTVIDPQATGITFALTDKAPVDKIPLITLGYGLAASQDGGVFKWNFPLMGSYWTAADALIQHLGKKEGGLDKLKGKKIALVYHDSPFGKEPIPLLQKRAQMHGFELVLLPVTAPGVEQKATWLQVRQQRPDYTLLWGWGVMNSTALKEAVATGYPREKLFGVWWSGAEPDVKDVGANAKGYSALALNPHGTDSPLIKDILKKVHDGGQGSGPRDEVGSVLYMRGLIIQMLAVEAVRTAQEKFGKGKVMTGEQVRWGLENLNVDEKRIAELGLPGLIRPIKTTCTDHMGSTAVRVHSWDGTTWKMQPDWYEADKSVIDPLVKEAADKYAADKQLKRRDASDCNA; this is translated from the coding sequence ATGAAAAGCAAGGCGATCGCGCTCGTCGCAGCACTGGCGGCATTCGGTACCGGCACCCTGTCCGCCCCGGCGGCGGCACAGCAGGCCAACGAGCAGTTCTTCCCGCTGCTCGTTTATCGCACCGGCGCCTACGCGCCGAACGGCACGCCCTGGGCGAACGGCAAGCAGGACTACGTCAAGTACGTCAATGCCACCGGCGGCATCAACGGCGTCAAGATCGCCTGGGAGGAATGCGAAACCGGTTACGCGACCGACAAGGGCGTGGAATGTTACGAGCGCCTGAAGAGCAAGAAGTCTACGGTGATCGATCCGCAGGCGACCGGCATCACCTTTGCGCTCACCGACAAGGCGCCGGTCGACAAGATTCCCCTCATCACGCTCGGCTACGGCCTGGCCGCGTCGCAGGACGGCGGCGTGTTCAAGTGGAACTTCCCGCTGATGGGCAGCTACTGGACCGCGGCCGATGCGCTGATCCAGCACCTGGGCAAGAAGGAAGGCGGGCTCGACAAGCTCAAGGGCAAGAAGATCGCGCTCGTGTATCACGACTCGCCTTTCGGCAAGGAGCCCATCCCGCTGCTGCAGAAGCGGGCACAGATGCACGGTTTCGAGCTCGTGCTGCTGCCCGTCACGGCGCCCGGCGTCGAGCAGAAGGCGACCTGGCTGCAGGTGCGCCAGCAGCGCCCGGACTACACGCTGCTGTGGGGCTGGGGCGTGATGAACTCGACCGCGCTGAAGGAAGCCGTCGCGACCGGTTACCCCCGCGAGAAACTCTTCGGCGTGTGGTGGTCGGGTGCCGAGCCGGACGTCAAGGACGTCGGCGCGAACGCCAAGGGCTACAGCGCGCTTGCGCTCAACCCGCACGGCACGGATTCTCCGCTGATCAAGGACATCCTCAAGAAGGTGCATGACGGTGGCCAGGGCAGCGGTCCGCGCGACGAAGTTGGTTCGGTGCTCTACATGCGCGGCCTGATCATCCAGATGCTCGCCGTCGAGGCCGTGCGCACCGCGCAGGAGAAGTTCGGCAAGGGCAAGGTCATGACCGGCGAGCAGGTGCGTTGGGGCCTGGAGAACCTCAACGTCGACGAGAAGCGCATCGCCGAGCTGGGCCTGCCCGGCCTGATCCGCCCGATCAAGACGACCTGCACCGACCACATGGGCTCGACCGCGGTCCGCGTGCATAGCTGGGACGGGACGACCTGGAAGATGCAGCCCGACTGGTACGAGGCCGACAAGAGCGTCATCGACCCGCTCGTGAAGGAGGCCGCGGACAAGTACGCCGCCGACAAGCAGCTCAAGCGGCGCGACGCGAGCGACTGCAACGCCTGA
- a CDS encoding branched-chain amino acid ABC transporter permease — protein sequence MLYRENGQFKTSYAADQQIFPIAQDRIAIGLLLLVAFVVMPMAGSEYLFRAVLIPFLILALAALGLNILVGYCGQISLGTGAFMAVGAYAAYNFMVRIDGMPLIAAMLLGGLTATVVGVLFGVPSLRIKGLYLAVATLAAQFFTDWAFLRISWFTNNSTSGSVSVAGLNVFGVPIESPVAKYLFCLTVVCVFALAAKNLTRTATGRQWMAIRDMDVAAAVIGIRPVYAKLTAFAVSSFIVGVAGVLWAFVHLGAWEPAAFSIDRSFQLLFMVIIGGLGSIMGAFFGAAFIVVLPIILDQVPHWFDIPLSTATTSHLVHMIFGALIVFFLIVEPHGLAKLWSIGKQKLRLWPFPH from the coding sequence ATGCTGTACAGAGAAAACGGCCAGTTCAAGACGAGCTACGCGGCCGACCAGCAGATCTTCCCGATCGCTCAGGACCGCATCGCGATCGGCCTGCTGCTCCTCGTCGCCTTCGTCGTGATGCCGATGGCGGGCTCGGAATACCTGTTCCGCGCCGTGCTGATCCCCTTCCTGATCCTCGCCCTCGCGGCGCTGGGCCTCAACATCCTGGTCGGCTACTGCGGCCAGATTTCGCTCGGCACCGGCGCGTTCATGGCGGTTGGGGCCTACGCGGCCTACAACTTCATGGTGCGCATCGACGGCATGCCGCTGATCGCGGCGATGCTGCTCGGCGGCCTCACGGCGACCGTCGTCGGCGTGCTGTTCGGTGTTCCCTCGCTGCGCATCAAGGGCTTGTACCTGGCGGTGGCGACGCTCGCGGCACAGTTCTTCACCGACTGGGCCTTCCTGCGCATCAGCTGGTTCACCAACAACTCGACCTCGGGTTCGGTGAGCGTCGCCGGGCTGAATGTGTTCGGCGTGCCGATCGAGTCGCCGGTGGCGAAATACCTGTTCTGCCTCACCGTCGTGTGCGTGTTCGCACTGGCGGCGAAGAACCTCACGCGCACGGCCACCGGCCGTCAGTGGATGGCGATCCGCGACATGGACGTCGCCGCCGCGGTGATCGGCATCCGCCCCGTGTATGCGAAGCTGACCGCCTTTGCGGTGAGCTCCTTCATCGTCGGTGTCGCCGGCGTGTTGTGGGCCTTCGTGCATCTGGGGGCGTGGGAGCCGGCTGCGTTCAGCATCGACCGCTCCTTCCAGCTGCTCTTCATGGTCATCATCGGCGGGCTGGGTTCGATCATGGGCGCCTTCTTCGGCGCGGCCTTCATCGTCGTCCTGCCCATCATCCTCGACCAGGTGCCGCACTGGTTCGACATCCCGCTGTCGACGGCGACGACTTCGCACCTGGTGCACATGATCTTCGGCGCGCTGATCGTGTTCTTCCTGATCGTCGAGCCGCACGGGCTGGCGAAGCTTTGGAGTATCGGCAAGCAGAAGCTGCGCCTTTGGCCCTTCCCGCATTGA
- a CDS encoding branched-chain amino acid ABC transporter permease: MGFFLETLFGGLMAGMLYSLIALGFVLIYKASGVFNFAQGAMVLFAALAMARFAEWIPKWLGFDNLIVANLLAFCVAMALMVVLAWVIERLCLSRLVNQEGITLLMATLGISYFLDGLGQTLFGNDIYSINVGMPKEPAMILEGMFEGGLLISKEDLVAALIAAGLVLALALFFQKTTTGRALRAVADDHQAAQSIGIPLNRIWVIVWSVAGFAALVAGIIWGSKLGVQFSLSLVALKALPVVILGGLTSVPGAILGGLIIGVGEKLSEIYLGSFFGGGIEIWFAYVLALGFLLVRPQGLFGEKIIDRV; this comes from the coding sequence ATGGGATTCTTTCTTGAAACCTTGTTCGGCGGTTTGATGGCCGGCATGTTGTATTCGCTGATCGCGCTCGGCTTCGTGCTGATCTACAAGGCCTCGGGCGTGTTCAACTTCGCGCAGGGCGCGATGGTGCTGTTCGCGGCATTGGCGATGGCGCGCTTCGCCGAGTGGATTCCGAAGTGGCTCGGGTTCGACAACCTGATCGTCGCGAACCTGCTCGCGTTTTGCGTCGCGATGGCGCTGATGGTGGTGCTGGCGTGGGTGATCGAGCGCCTGTGCCTGTCCAGGCTGGTGAACCAGGAAGGCATCACGCTGCTGATGGCCACTCTGGGCATCAGCTACTTCCTCGACGGCCTCGGCCAGACGCTGTTCGGCAACGACATCTACAGCATCAACGTCGGCATGCCCAAGGAGCCGGCGATGATCCTCGAAGGCATGTTCGAGGGGGGCCTGCTGATCAGCAAGGAGGACCTCGTCGCCGCGCTGATCGCCGCCGGCCTGGTGCTCGCGCTGGCGCTGTTCTTCCAGAAGACGACGACCGGCCGCGCGCTGCGTGCGGTGGCGGACGACCACCAGGCGGCCCAGTCGATCGGCATCCCGCTGAACCGCATCTGGGTCATCGTGTGGTCGGTGGCGGGCTTCGCGGCGCTGGTCGCCGGCATCATCTGGGGCTCCAAGCTCGGGGTGCAGTTCTCGCTCTCCCTGGTCGCGCTGAAGGCGCTGCCGGTAGTGATCCTGGGCGGCCTGACCTCGGTGCCGGGCGCGATCCTGGGCGGCCTGATCATCGGCGTCGGCGAGAAGCTGTCGGAGATCTACCTCGGCTCCTTCTTCGGCGGCGGCATCGAGATCTGGTTCGCGTACGTCCTGGCGCTGGGCTTCCTGCTGGTGCGTCCGCAGGGCCTGTTCGGCGAAAAAATCATCGACCGCGTCTGA
- a CDS encoding ABC transporter ATP-binding protein, which translates to MMMNDMPQAVQAQEPAQGNGRRIGEVVLDLQNISLSFGGVKALTDISFNVREHEIRSIIGPNGAGKSSMLNVINGVYHPQEGRILFRGEERRRMEPHMAAAQGIARTFQNIALFKGMSVLDNIMTGRNLKMKSGLLANALYWGRARKEEIEHRVKVEEIIDFLEIQDIRKTPVGALPYGLQKRVELGRALAAEPSLLLLDEPMAGMNVEEKQDMCRFILDVNDQFGTTIVLIEHDMGVVMDISDRVVVLDYGKKIGDGVPDEVRANEDVIRAYLGTSH; encoded by the coding sequence ATGATGATGAACGACATGCCGCAGGCGGTGCAGGCGCAGGAACCGGCACAGGGCAACGGGCGCCGCATCGGCGAAGTGGTCCTCGACCTGCAGAACATCTCGCTGTCCTTTGGCGGGGTGAAGGCGCTGACCGACATCAGCTTCAACGTGCGCGAGCACGAGATCCGCTCGATCATCGGCCCGAACGGCGCCGGCAAGAGCTCGATGCTCAACGTGATCAACGGCGTCTATCACCCGCAGGAAGGCCGCATCCTGTTCCGCGGCGAAGAGCGGCGCAGGATGGAGCCGCACATGGCGGCCGCCCAGGGCATCGCGCGCACCTTCCAGAACATCGCGCTGTTCAAGGGCATGAGCGTGCTCGACAACATCATGACGGGGCGCAACCTGAAGATGAAGTCGGGCCTGCTCGCGAACGCGCTGTACTGGGGCCGCGCGCGGAAGGAGGAGATCGAGCATCGCGTGAAGGTCGAGGAGATCATCGACTTCCTCGAGATCCAGGACATCCGCAAGACCCCGGTCGGCGCGCTGCCCTACGGCCTGCAGAAGCGTGTCGAGCTCGGCCGCGCACTCGCCGCCGAGCCCAGTCTGCTGCTCCTCGACGAGCCGATGGCGGGCATGAACGTCGAGGAAAAGCAGGACATGTGCCGCTTCATCCTCGACGTGAATGACCAGTTCGGCACGACCATCGTGCTGATCGAGCACGACATGGGCGTGGTCATGGACATCTCCGACCGTGTCGTGGTGCTCGACTACGGGAAGAAGATCGGCGACGGCGTGCCCGACGAGGTGCGCGCCAACGAGGACGTCATCCGTGCCTACCTCGGCACGTCGCACTGA
- a CDS encoding AMP-dependent synthetase/ligase has protein sequence MSDRNGHAAQPAALDTFPRLLMQHAAVRPNRPAMREKEFGIWQTYSWAEVARNVRAIACGLAELGFKRGDRLAVIGDNRPRLYWSVTACQCLGGIPVMLYQDAVAPEMSYVLQDAEIRFAVVEDQEQVDKMLEIHPEVPFLEHVIYDDPRGLRHYSQPMLLGLDELQEMGAIHDRNHTDFLDGEIDKGAADDISVMLYTSGTTGKPKGVCQTHSAFIAAATGAMSFDKLTEQEDILSYLPMAWVGDHLFSFAQAMVAGFTINCPESGDTVMTDLREIGPTYYFAPPRVFENLLTQVMIRMEDASALKRKLFAYFMDVARRCGADILDGKPVSAGDRLQYWLGDLLIYGPLKNVLGMSRIRVAYTAGAAIGPDLFRFYRSIGVNLKQLYGQTETCAYVCLQPDGQIKLDSVGKPAPFVDVKLADNGEILVKGPMLLKAYYKRPDATAESINAEGYFLTGDAGYFDEDGHLKIIDRAKDVGKLKDGSMFAPNYIENKLKFFQHVKEAVTFGNGRNCVTAFINIDLEAVGNWAERRGLPYSGYTDLASQPAVYELIRDCVEKVNADLAVDPQMSGSQVKRFLILHKELDADDGELTRTRKVRRNFIAERYEVLIDALFEGKTTQHIETVVKYEDGREGRISADLRIEEVKTFAPQAAKQAA, from the coding sequence ATGTCCGACAGGAACGGGCACGCCGCGCAACCGGCCGCCCTGGACACCTTTCCGCGGCTGCTGATGCAGCATGCGGCCGTGCGACCCAACCGGCCTGCGATGCGCGAGAAGGAGTTCGGCATCTGGCAGACCTACAGCTGGGCCGAAGTCGCGCGCAACGTGCGCGCGATCGCCTGCGGGCTCGCGGAATTGGGCTTCAAGCGCGGCGACCGCCTCGCCGTCATCGGTGACAACCGCCCGCGCCTGTACTGGTCGGTAACCGCCTGCCAGTGCCTCGGTGGCATTCCCGTGATGCTCTATCAGGACGCCGTGGCGCCGGAAATGTCCTACGTGTTGCAGGACGCCGAGATCCGCTTCGCCGTGGTCGAGGACCAGGAGCAGGTGGACAAGATGCTCGAGATCCACCCCGAGGTGCCGTTTCTCGAGCACGTGATCTACGACGATCCGCGCGGCCTTCGCCATTACAGCCAGCCGATGCTGCTGGGCCTCGACGAGCTGCAGGAGATGGGCGCCATCCACGACCGCAACCACACCGATTTCCTCGACGGGGAGATCGACAAGGGGGCGGCGGACGACATCTCGGTGATGCTGTATACCTCCGGCACGACCGGCAAGCCCAAGGGCGTGTGCCAGACGCATTCCGCCTTCATCGCCGCGGCGACCGGCGCGATGAGCTTCGACAAGCTCACCGAGCAGGAAGACATCCTGTCCTACCTGCCGATGGCCTGGGTCGGCGACCACCTGTTCTCCTTCGCGCAGGCGATGGTCGCGGGCTTCACGATCAACTGCCCGGAATCCGGCGACACGGTGATGACGGACCTGCGCGAGATCGGGCCGACCTACTACTTCGCGCCGCCGCGCGTGTTCGAAAATCTGCTCACGCAGGTGATGATCCGCATGGAGGACGCCAGCGCGCTCAAACGCAAGCTCTTTGCGTACTTCATGGATGTCGCGCGTCGCTGCGGTGCCGACATCCTCGACGGCAAGCCGGTGTCCGCGGGTGACCGCCTGCAGTACTGGCTCGGCGACCTGCTGATCTACGGCCCGCTGAAGAACGTGCTCGGCATGAGCCGCATCCGCGTCGCCTACACGGCGGGTGCGGCGATCGGCCCGGACCTCTTCCGCTTCTACCGTTCGATCGGCGTGAACCTCAAGCAGCTCTATGGCCAGACCGAGACCTGCGCCTACGTGTGTCTGCAACCGGATGGCCAGATCAAGCTGGACTCGGTCGGAAAGCCCGCGCCCTTCGTCGATGTGAAGCTCGCCGACAACGGCGAGATCCTCGTCAAGGGACCGATGCTGCTGAAGGCCTACTACAAGCGCCCGGATGCGACGGCCGAGTCGATCAACGCCGAGGGCTACTTCCTGACGGGCGACGCCGGCTATTTCGACGAGGATGGCCACCTGAAGATCATCGATCGTGCCAAGGACGTCGGCAAGCTCAAGGACGGCTCGATGTTCGCGCCCAACTACATCGAGAACAAGCTCAAGTTCTTCCAGCACGTGAAGGAGGCGGTCACCTTCGGCAACGGCCGCAACTGCGTCACCGCCTTCATCAACATCGACCTCGAGGCCGTCGGCAACTGGGCCGAGCGGCGCGGTCTGCCGTATTCCGGCTACACCGATCTCGCGTCGCAGCCGGCGGTGTATGAGCTGATCCGCGACTGCGTCGAGAAGGTGAATGCCGACCTCGCCGTCGATCCGCAGATGAGCGGCTCGCAGGTCAAGCGCTTCCTGATCCTGCACAAGGAACTGGACGCCGACGACGGCGAGCTCACCCGCACGCGCAAGGTGCGGCGCAACTTCATCGCCGAACGCTATGAGGTGCTGATCGACGCGCTGTTCGAGGGCAAGACGACGCAGCACATCGAGACCGTCGTGAAGTACGAGGACGGGCGCGAGGGGCGCATCAGCGCGGACCTGCGCATCGAGGAAGTGAAGACCTTCGCGCCCCAGGCGGCGAAGCAGGCGGCGTGA
- a CDS encoding cytochrome C → MKIRNIRGLLAAVASAALLWPLSGHAAGGNAPAALDNATCLNCHAAGKPEIKVEDAEGEDAEGEEVALPAIDPAKVAKGVHAKIDCVACHTDIVDAKEKHEKAPNAVKPDCAACHEKLWDEAKKNNQAAGKERLGIVVENIAAYKESFHARPDADNPDRPKAYCNQCHATHDFAVPVAGTPEREKWRMTIPETCGAACHEDQLDDFTSSVHGKLIEKGDTKGAVCIDCHTTHEIRNSSSEAFKLKNVLACGDCHTEELHSYRDTYHGQVNRLGFVYTAKCADCHGSHGIKAGDDPKSRVHPDNRLKTCQKCHDDKKPGMVKATAGFVTFGPHANTHDFEKYPKMWIAGKFMTALLIGVFAFFWLHSGLWYYREWQERKERKTVPHVRTGELGVNEGKHFVRFAWGWRVAHLCFALVTMTLVLTGTTVMFADSSWAPKIAALLGGPKVMGIIHRVAASLFVGIFMIHFVYVMSRLLRNRKFRWFGPDSLIPNWKDLADCWGMFKWFFGKGPKPNFDRWTYFEKFDYWAVFWGVNIIGWSGLMLAFPHVTASLLPGWVFNVGTLVHGEEAFLAAVFLFTVHFFNNHFRPDKLPPPDVVMFTGTQSLEEFSREHPAHYQRLVESGELEKYLVDAPSRQMHVGSVILGLTLITVGLVLLVLVVTGFFS, encoded by the coding sequence GTGAAAATACGCAACATTCGGGGCCTGCTGGCGGCGGTCGCGTCTGCCGCGTTGCTGTGGCCCTTGTCGGGCCATGCGGCCGGCGGCAATGCGCCGGCCGCGCTTGATAACGCGACTTGCCTGAACTGCCACGCCGCGGGCAAGCCGGAGATCAAGGTCGAGGATGCGGAGGGCGAGGATGCGGAGGGCGAGGAGGTCGCCCTTCCCGCGATCGATCCGGCCAAGGTCGCGAAGGGGGTGCACGCCAAGATCGACTGTGTGGCCTGCCACACCGATATCGTCGACGCGAAGGAGAAGCACGAGAAGGCGCCCAACGCGGTCAAGCCCGACTGTGCCGCCTGTCACGAGAAGCTGTGGGACGAGGCGAAGAAGAACAACCAGGCCGCGGGCAAGGAGCGCCTGGGCATCGTGGTCGAGAACATCGCCGCGTACAAGGAGTCCTTCCACGCCCGTCCTGATGCGGACAATCCTGATCGTCCCAAGGCCTACTGCAACCAGTGCCACGCGACGCACGATTTCGCCGTGCCCGTTGCCGGCACGCCCGAGCGCGAAAAGTGGCGCATGACTATCCCCGAGACCTGCGGCGCCGCCTGTCACGAGGACCAGCTCGACGACTTCACCTCGTCGGTGCATGGCAAGCTCATCGAGAAGGGCGACACGAAGGGCGCAGTGTGCATCGACTGCCACACGACGCACGAGATCCGCAACTCGTCGTCGGAGGCGTTCAAGCTCAAGAACGTGCTCGCCTGCGGCGACTGCCACACGGAAGAGCTGCACAGCTACCGTGACACCTACCACGGGCAGGTGAACCGTCTCGGCTTCGTCTACACCGCCAAGTGCGCGGACTGCCACGGCAGTCACGGCATCAAGGCGGGCGACGATCCGAAGTCGCGCGTGCATCCGGACAACCGCCTGAAGACCTGCCAGAAGTGTCACGACGACAAGAAGCCGGGCATGGTGAAGGCGACGGCGGGCTTCGTGACCTTCGGGCCGCACGCCAACACGCACGACTTCGAGAAGTATCCGAAGATGTGGATCGCCGGCAAGTTCATGACGGCCCTGCTGATCGGCGTGTTCGCCTTCTTCTGGCTGCACAGCGGCCTGTGGTACTACCGTGAATGGCAGGAGCGCAAGGAGCGCAAGACCGTGCCGCACGTGCGCACCGGCGAGCTGGGTGTGAACGAGGGCAAGCACTTCGTGCGCTTCGCCTGGGGCTGGCGTGTTGCGCACCTGTGCTTTGCGCTGGTGACGATGACCCTGGTGCTGACCGGCACGACGGTGATGTTTGCCGACAGCTCGTGGGCGCCGAAGATTGCTGCGCTGCTCGGCGGGCCGAAGGTGATGGGCATCATCCACCGCGTCGCCGCCTCGCTCTTCGTCGGCATCTTCATGATCCACTTCGTGTACGTGATGTCGCGCCTGCTCCGGAACCGCAAGTTCCGCTGGTTCGGCCCGGATTCGCTGATCCCGAACTGGAAGGACCTCGCCGACTGCTGGGGCATGTTCAAGTGGTTCTTCGGCAAGGGGCCCAAGCCGAATTTCGACCGCTGGACCTACTTCGAGAAGTTCGACTACTGGGCGGTGTTCTGGGGTGTGAACATCATCGGCTGGAGCGGCCTGATGCTGGCCTTCCCGCACGTGACGGCGAGCCTCCTGCCGGGCTGGGTGTTCAACGTCGGCACGCTGGTGCATGGCGAGGAAGCCTTCCTTGCGGCGGTGTTCCTCTTCACGGTGCACTTCTTCAACAACCACTTCCGCCCCGACAAGCTGCCGCCGCCGGATGTGGTGATGTTCACCGGCACGCAGTCGCTGGAAGAGTTCAGCCGAGAGCACCCGGCGCACTACCAGCGTCTGGTGGAGTCCGGTGAGCTGGAGAAGTACCTGGTCGACGCGCCGTCGCGCCAGATGCACGTCGGTTCGGTGATCCTCGGCCTGACCTTGATCACCGTCGGCCTGGTGCTGCTGGTGCTGGTGGTGACCGGCTTCTTCAGCTGA